Proteins from a genomic interval of Neisseria arctica:
- the atpD gene encoding F0F1 ATP synthase subunit beta, translated as MSQGKIVQIIGAVVDVEFPRDAIPRVYDALKLVEGDLTLEVQQLLGDGVVRTIAMGSSDGLKRGMAVANTGAPITVPVGKATLGRIMDVLGNPVDEAGPVNSESKRAIHQAAPKFDELSAATELLETGIKVIDLLCPFAKGGKVGLFGGAGVGKTVNMMELINNIAKAHSGLSVFAGVGERTREGNDFYHEMKDSNVLDKVAMVYGQMNEPPGNRLRVALTGLTMAEYFRDEKDENGKGRDVLFFVDNIYRYTLAGTEVSALLGRMPSAVGYQPTLAEEMGRLQERITSTQTGSITSIQAVYVPADDLTDPSPATTFAHLDATVVLSRDIASLGIYPAVDPLDSTSRQLDPMVLGQEHYDVARGVQSTLQKYKELRDIIAILGMDELSDEDKLTVMRARKIQRFLSQPFHVAEVFTGSPGKYVPLRDTIAGFKAILSGEYDHLPEQAFYMVGGIEEAVEKAKTIN; from the coding sequence ATGAGCCAAGGCAAAATCGTACAAATCATCGGTGCGGTAGTTGACGTGGAGTTTCCTCGTGATGCAATTCCGCGCGTATACGATGCTCTGAAATTAGTAGAAGGTGATTTGACGCTCGAAGTCCAACAATTGTTGGGTGATGGTGTGGTACGTACCATTGCAATGGGTAGTTCAGACGGCTTGAAACGTGGCATGGCTGTTGCTAATACTGGTGCGCCGATCACTGTACCTGTAGGTAAAGCTACTTTGGGTCGTATTATGGATGTGCTGGGTAACCCTGTTGATGAAGCAGGCCCGGTAAATTCTGAAAGCAAACGCGCTATCCATCAGGCCGCACCAAAGTTTGATGAACTTTCAGCAGCAACCGAATTGCTGGAAACAGGTATTAAGGTAATTGACTTATTATGCCCCTTCGCCAAAGGTGGTAAAGTAGGTCTGTTTGGTGGTGCCGGTGTAGGCAAAACCGTAAATATGATGGAATTGATCAATAACATCGCCAAAGCGCACAGTGGTTTGTCTGTGTTTGCTGGTGTAGGTGAGCGTACCCGTGAAGGTAATGACTTCTACCATGAAATGAAAGATTCCAACGTATTGGATAAAGTGGCCATGGTTTACGGTCAGATGAACGAACCTCCGGGTAACCGCTTGCGTGTTGCATTGACAGGTTTGACGATGGCCGAATATTTCCGCGATGAAAAAGACGAAAACGGTAAAGGCCGCGACGTATTATTCTTCGTAGATAATATTTACCGTTATACTTTGGCCGGTACCGAGGTTTCCGCACTGTTGGGCCGTATGCCTTCAGCAGTAGGTTATCAACCGACTTTGGCTGAAGAAATGGGTCGCTTGCAAGAACGGATTACCTCTACTCAAACCGGTTCTATTACTTCTATCCAAGCTGTATATGTTCCTGCGGATGACTTGACCGACCCGTCGCCGGCAACTACATTTGCCCACCTAGATGCTACAGTAGTATTGAGCCGTGATATTGCTTCTTTGGGTATTTACCCTGCTGTAGATCCGCTGGATTCTACTTCTCGTCAGCTGGATCCGATGGTGTTGGGTCAAGAGCATTATGATGTGGCTCGCGGCGTTCAATCTACTTTGCAAAAATACAAAGAATTGCGCGATATCATTGCAATTCTGGGCATGGATGAGTTGTCTGATGAGGACAAATTAACCGTAATGCGTGCACGTAAGATCCAACGCTTCTTGTCGCAACCGTTCCACGTTGCAGAGGTGTTTACTGGTTCTCCGGGTAAATACGTTCCATTACGTGACACCATTGCTGGCTTTAAAGCTATTCTGAGCGGTGAGTACGACCACTTGCCAGAACAAGCCTTCTATATGGTTGGCGGTATCGAAGAAGCCGTAGAGAAAGCAAAAACCATAAACTAA
- a CDS encoding F0F1 ATP synthase subunit epsilon: MSIMQVEVVSNEQNIFSGEASFVVVPTVTGELGIYPRHEPIMSLVRPGTLRLTVPGSAEEVLVAVSGGVLEVQPNRLTVLADVAVRTAEMDQARAEEAKKAAEANIAKAQDDESLAKAHAALAAAIAQLKTLDYIRSQKNK, from the coding sequence ATGAGCATCATGCAAGTTGAGGTGGTTAGTAACGAGCAAAATATTTTCTCGGGCGAGGCATCTTTCGTTGTAGTGCCTACCGTGACTGGCGAGCTCGGTATTTACCCGCGACATGAGCCGATCATGAGTTTAGTACGTCCGGGTACTTTGCGTCTAACAGTACCCGGTTCAGCAGAGGAAGTATTAGTTGCAGTTTCCGGGGGAGTTTTGGAAGTGCAACCGAATAGACTGACTGTGTTAGCCGACGTGGCTGTACGTACTGCAGAAATGGATCAAGCGCGCGCTGAAGAGGCGAAGAAAGCGGCTGAAGCCAATATTGCTAAAGCCCAAGATGATGAGTCTTTGGCGAAAGCGCATGCGGCATTAGCAGCAGCAATTGCCCAGTTAAAAACGCTTGATTATATTCGCTCACAGAAAAACAAATAG
- a CDS encoding LacI family DNA-binding transcriptional regulator encodes MVTIYDVARLAGVSPKTVSRVLNQDAAVRDKTQASVRRAMVELGYIPSSAARTMRSKNSGLVGLITGAISRPSEEITSGGLPDMFLIQGAQKVMAAAGKILMIADTGGKSEQVEHLIRTFLQYRAEGILYVAGSHQRVDLPKISGKYPIVLLNCFDDEGTPAVIPDDRYGQYLLTRELLNQGHRRIAYLTLPPDVVATRLRVAGYGDALLEAGIGSDESLIVAGYPDAQNRSEDLQAAIERVLSLAEPPTVLCCGNDEMALRAYGILRTRGLKVPEDISITGYDDQKSITEMLFPPLTTAELPYVQMGEQAAALLLQQIQTETPGAVGPVAVRGSVVWRSSVLPNAKGGSRTVKG; translated from the coding sequence ATGGTTACGATTTATGATGTTGCGCGCTTGGCAGGTGTTTCTCCTAAAACTGTTAGCAGGGTATTAAATCAAGATGCTGCAGTGCGTGATAAGACGCAGGCGTCAGTACGCCGGGCCATGGTTGAGCTTGGCTATATTCCTTCTTCCGCCGCTCGAACAATGCGCTCTAAAAATTCAGGTTTGGTTGGTTTGATTACAGGTGCGATTTCAAGGCCGTCCGAGGAAATTACCTCTGGTGGTTTGCCGGATATGTTTTTGATACAGGGTGCCCAAAAAGTAATGGCGGCTGCAGGTAAAATATTGATGATTGCCGATACGGGCGGGAAATCGGAGCAAGTCGAGCACTTAATCCGTACTTTTTTACAGTATCGGGCAGAAGGCATACTTTATGTAGCCGGTTCACACCAAAGGGTAGACTTGCCGAAAATTTCAGGCAAGTACCCAATTGTTCTATTGAACTGCTTCGATGATGAGGGAACTCCAGCGGTGATTCCCGATGACCGTTACGGTCAGTATCTGTTGACGCGCGAATTGTTAAACCAAGGGCACCGCCGCATTGCGTATTTGACTTTGCCGCCGGATGTTGTTGCAACCCGTTTGCGGGTGGCCGGCTACGGTGATGCTTTGCTTGAGGCTGGTATCGGGTCAGATGAGAGCCTGATTGTGGCAGGTTATCCTGATGCACAAAACCGTAGTGAGGATTTGCAGGCGGCAATTGAACGTGTTTTGTCGCTTGCGGAACCGCCTACGGTATTGTGCTGTGGTAATGATGAGATGGCTTTGCGGGCCTACGGTATTTTGCGTACACGTGGTTTGAAAGTTCCCGAAGATATCTCAATCACAGGTTATGACGATCAGAAGTCGATTACCGAAATGTTATTTCCGCCGTTAACTACGGCGGAGTTGCCTTATGTGCAAATGGGGGAGCAGGCAGCTGCTTTATTGCTGCAGCAAATACAAACCGAGACACCGGGTGCAGTTGGGCCCGTAGCTGTAAGAGGATCGGTAGTATGGCGGTCTTCTGTATTACCGAATGCGAAAGGCGGTAGCAGAACCGTAAAAGGTTAG
- a CDS encoding MFS transporter, giving the protein MRIDQRLSMTLRQIMLMNFGFFGIQYSFGLQQTAITPVFSFLNADPGSIPLLHMAGPVTGLIVQPIIGALSDRTWINGLGRRRPYFLIGAIGCSLCLFFYPHVTALWMAVLLLWMLDISNNTAMEPYRAFIADKLPANQQPTGFLMQSVFTGLGITLANVSLYFFQQFIGGTTESGIPYWVFGSFYVGAVCSIGSILISVFTTPENKPSEEELAAMRAKPKGLLPAVKEIGTAIKEMPKPLWQLASVYLFQWYAMFIYWQYVTHSIAKSVWGALPSDKVLYEQAVGWTGLVNGFYNIVTFISAFGLMWLARKYPAKVVHAFAISLAGAALLIFPHITNKYLLFIPMIGFGIAWASIMAVPFLIAVAEVPKERYGVYMGIINMMIVIPMLIETVTFGWIYRHLLGTNPTNALMFAGVLMLIAAMVTMTIQTRQKAAAA; this is encoded by the coding sequence ATGAGAATCGATCAACGCCTAAGCATGACGCTGCGGCAGATTATGTTGATGAACTTTGGTTTTTTCGGTATTCAATATAGTTTCGGCTTGCAACAGACGGCTATCACGCCGGTATTCAGTTTTTTAAATGCAGATCCGGGTTCTATTCCGCTACTTCATATGGCAGGGCCTGTAACGGGCTTGATTGTACAGCCGATTATCGGCGCACTTAGCGACCGTACTTGGATTAACGGCCTGGGGCGGCGGCGGCCTTATTTTCTTATTGGCGCGATAGGTTGCAGTTTGTGTCTGTTTTTCTATCCGCATGTTACCGCGTTGTGGATGGCGGTTTTGCTGCTGTGGATGTTGGATATCAGTAACAACACTGCAATGGAGCCTTACCGCGCCTTTATCGCCGATAAGCTGCCTGCAAACCAACAGCCGACCGGTTTTTTGATGCAGAGTGTATTTACCGGGCTTGGTATCACTTTGGCCAATGTTTCCCTATATTTTTTCCAACAATTTATCGGGGGAACGACGGAATCCGGTATTCCTTATTGGGTATTCGGTTCATTCTATGTCGGCGCGGTTTGCTCGATTGGTTCTATTTTGATTTCCGTATTCACAACACCGGAAAACAAGCCTAGTGAAGAAGAATTAGCAGCTATGCGAGCCAAACCGAAGGGATTATTACCCGCTGTCAAAGAGATTGGAACCGCTATCAAAGAAATGCCCAAACCTTTGTGGCAGTTGGCTTCTGTATATTTGTTCCAGTGGTATGCGATGTTTATTTACTGGCAATATGTAACCCACAGTATTGCCAAATCGGTGTGGGGCGCTTTGCCTTCTGATAAGGTACTGTACGAACAGGCTGTGGGGTGGACCGGGTTAGTAAACGGTTTTTACAACATTGTTACTTTTATTTCTGCATTCGGTTTGATGTGGCTGGCGCGCAAATATCCGGCTAAAGTCGTACATGCTTTTGCGATTTCTCTGGCTGGTGCCGCACTGCTTATCTTCCCGCACATTACCAACAAATATCTGTTGTTTATTCCGATGATAGGTTTTGGTATAGCGTGGGCAAGTATTATGGCCGTGCCTTTCCTGATCGCCGTGGCAGAAGTGCCGAAAGAGCGTTATGGCGTATATATGGGCATCATCAATATGATGATTGTAATTCCTATGCTGATTGAAACCGTTACCTTTGGGTGGATTTACCGTCATCTCCTTGGTACCAACCCCACAAATGCGTTGATGTTCGCCGGTGTGCTGATGCTGATTGCGGCTATGGTAACCATGACGATACAAACACGTCAGAAAGCTGCCGCTGCATAA
- a CDS encoding benzoate/H(+) symporter BenE family transporter has protein sequence MKPPVSIFSPSYFAAAIAAVLVSYGSSAVIIFQAAQALGASGSQIISWFTAIALACGVLTLTLSLRYRVPVMIAWCTPGAAVMAGLSGISLPHAVTGFIFAGALMWLVSASGWFDRLVRLVPPTLASAMLAGILMNFGSRVFTAMQGQTILVLLMLAVYLLAKIRMPRYSILLMLLVGFGYAAWQGMINTRMLQWQPPVLEWVTPEFHFGHMISIGLPLFIAALATQNLPGMAILRSYGYDTPAKPLISSSAAATTLLAPLGVFMVNLAAISSAICMGSDVDKDPAKRYLANVWLGVLYLILGAAGGMVVALFSALPPELLAALAGISIFGTLLANLVGAWQDETTREASLITMLASASGMTLFGIGSAFWGLVLGAAVYHLNRKTAVR, from the coding sequence ATGAAACCGCCAGTATCTATTTTCTCTCCTTCTTATTTTGCCGCTGCAATTGCCGCCGTGTTGGTTTCATACGGTAGTAGTGCGGTGATCATTTTTCAGGCGGCACAGGCATTGGGTGCCAGTGGTAGCCAAATTATTTCTTGGTTTACGGCCATTGCCTTGGCTTGCGGTGTGCTGACTTTAACACTAAGCCTGCGTTACCGTGTGCCGGTAATGATTGCATGGTGTACGCCCGGAGCAGCTGTGATGGCAGGTTTATCGGGTATCTCGCTGCCGCATGCGGTAACGGGCTTTATATTTGCCGGAGCTTTGATGTGGCTGGTATCGGCCAGTGGCTGGTTTGATCGTTTGGTACGGCTGGTACCACCGACCTTAGCTTCTGCAATGTTGGCCGGTATTCTGATGAATTTCGGCAGTCGTGTTTTTACTGCCATGCAGGGGCAAACTATTTTAGTGTTGTTGATGTTGGCGGTATATCTGTTGGCGAAAATCCGTATGCCGCGCTACAGTATTTTGCTTATGCTGCTGGTAGGGTTCGGTTATGCCGCTTGGCAGGGAATGATCAATACCCGGATGTTACAGTGGCAGCCGCCCGTGTTGGAGTGGGTAACGCCTGAGTTCCACTTCGGGCATATGATCAGTATCGGTTTGCCGCTTTTTATTGCCGCATTGGCGACGCAAAATTTGCCGGGAATGGCGATTTTACGCAGCTATGGTTATGACACACCAGCCAAACCCCTAATCAGCAGCAGTGCGGCGGCAACGACATTGTTGGCACCTTTGGGCGTATTTATGGTGAATTTGGCAGCCATCAGCTCGGCTATATGCATGGGTAGCGATGTGGATAAAGATCCTGCCAAACGTTATTTGGCTAATGTGTGGTTGGGAGTGCTATATTTGATTTTGGGCGCGGCAGGCGGTATGGTGGTGGCTTTGTTTAGTGCCTTGCCTCCTGAATTATTGGCTGCTTTGGCAGGTATTTCCATTTTCGGTACATTGTTGGCCAATTTGGTCGGTGCCTGGCAGGATGAAACTACGCGTGAGGCCTCTTTGATTACCATGCTTGCTTCTGCTTCGGGGATGACGCTTTTCGGTATCGGCAGCGCATTTTGGGGGCTGGTGTTGGGTGCGGCGGTTTACCATCTAAACCGCAAAACGGCGGTGCGTTAA
- a CDS encoding YdcF family protein — MKRFSLKKILLCLLAVPLSAGLLLFAWVVYTDVRQARKPVEVLHHADSAVVLSTLAYPGGKLNPCLVSRVEAGVELLKAGKVERLVMSGGMSRDHVVGAEVMRDLAVRMGVSAEKIKMETRSSTTYENILYSTPLIWEDHSVILVSNGFHLKRSQWLARAQWPGKDIQLYSGSYCYPDFQTYLFDLTREAAAIVKNGLLGRY; from the coding sequence TTGAAACGATTTTCTTTGAAAAAAATCTTATTGTGTTTACTGGCCGTACCTTTATCGGCGGGGTTGCTCTTGTTTGCATGGGTGGTTTATACCGATGTCCGCCAAGCGCGCAAACCGGTAGAAGTATTGCACCATGCTGATTCGGCAGTGGTACTCAGTACGCTGGCTTATCCGGGCGGAAAACTCAATCCGTGTTTGGTTTCCCGCGTAGAGGCAGGCGTGGAGTTGTTGAAGGCGGGTAAAGTAGAGCGTCTGGTTATGTCGGGCGGCATGAGCCGGGATCATGTGGTCGGAGCCGAAGTGATGCGTGATTTGGCTGTGCGTATGGGAGTTTCTGCCGAAAAAATCAAAATGGAAACCCGCTCTTCTACCACTTATGAAAACATCCTATACAGTACGCCGCTGATTTGGGAGGATCACAGCGTAATACTGGTGAGTAACGGCTTTCATCTCAAACGTTCGCAGTGGTTGGCACGCGCGCAATGGCCCGGGAAGGATATCCAACTGTATTCCGGCAGTTATTGTTATCCCGATTTTCAAACCTATCTTTTTGACCTGACGCGAGAAGCTGCGGCAATTGTGAAAAACGGTTTATTGGGGCGTTATTGA
- the purB gene encoding adenylosuccinate lyase: protein MINPISALSPLDGRYAKSVESLRPIFSEYGLMKARVKVELSWLKALAAEPKITEVPAFSDFTIKEIDEVIAGFSLEDAAAVKAIEATTNHDVKAIEYWLKERFSGVPEVAAVSEFIHFACTSEDINNLSHALMLQEARETVLLPQLGEITGKLTQMAHDLATVPMMSRTHGQPATPTTLGKEIANVVYRLQRQIQSLQAQEFLGKINGAVGNYNAHMVAYPDVDWEVHCRNFVESGLGLTFNPYTIQIEPHDYMAEFFQTLSRINTILIDFNRDVWGYISLGYFKQKVKAGEVGSSTMPHKVNPIDFENSEGNLGMANAVLGFLAEKLPVSRWQRDLTDSTVLRNMGVGVGYSVLGFGAHLRGLNKLEANPTALVADLDATWELLAEPIQTVMRRYGVANPYEKLKDLTRGKDGITPEVLKVFVESLDIPAEAKAALLALTPALYVGKAEELAKRI from the coding sequence ATGATCAATCCCATTTCCGCTTTATCACCGCTTGACGGCCGCTATGCCAAATCCGTAGAAAGTCTGCGTCCGATTTTTTCCGAATACGGCTTGATGAAAGCCCGTGTCAAAGTTGAATTAAGCTGGCTCAAGGCATTGGCTGCCGAGCCGAAAATTACCGAAGTGCCGGCATTCAGTGATTTCACCATTAAAGAAATCGATGAAGTGATTGCCGGTTTTTCATTGGAAGACGCTGCTGCGGTAAAAGCTATTGAGGCGACTACCAATCACGACGTTAAAGCGATTGAATACTGGTTGAAAGAGCGCTTTTCGGGTGTTCCCGAAGTGGCTGCCGTGAGTGAGTTCATCCATTTTGCCTGTACCAGCGAAGACATCAATAATCTGTCCCATGCTTTGATGCTGCAAGAAGCCCGTGAAACCGTATTGCTGCCGCAGTTGGGCGAAATTACCGGCAAGCTGACGCAAATGGCGCATGATTTGGCTACCGTGCCGATGATGAGCCGTACCCACGGTCAGCCCGCCACGCCAACCACGCTCGGTAAGGAAATCGCCAACGTAGTCTATCGTTTGCAGCGTCAAATCCAATCGCTTCAAGCACAAGAATTTTTGGGCAAAATCAATGGGGCGGTAGGCAACTATAATGCCCATATGGTGGCTTACCCCGATGTGGATTGGGAAGTGCATTGTCGTAATTTTGTAGAATCCGGTTTGGGTTTGACATTCAACCCTTACACTATCCAAATCGAGCCGCACGACTACATGGCCGAATTTTTCCAAACCCTCAGCCGCATCAACACGATTCTGATTGATTTCAACCGCGATGTTTGGGGCTATATCTCTTTGGGCTATTTCAAGCAGAAAGTCAAAGCGGGCGAGGTTGGCTCTTCTACCATGCCGCATAAAGTTAATCCGATTGACTTTGAAAACTCCGAAGGCAATTTGGGTATGGCCAATGCCGTATTGGGCTTTTTGGCGGAGAAACTGCCCGTTTCGCGCTGGCAGCGTGATTTGACCGACAGTACCGTTTTACGCAATATGGGCGTGGGTGTCGGTTACTCGGTGCTGGGGTTCGGCGCACATCTGCGCGGCTTGAACAAACTCGAGGCCAATCCCACCGCTTTGGTTGCCGATTTGGATGCCACTTGGGAGCTGTTGGCCGAGCCGATCCAAACCGTGATGCGCCGCTATGGTGTGGCCAATCCGTATGAAAAACTGAAAGACCTTACCCGCGGTAAAGACGGCATTACGCCCGAAGTGTTGAAAGTGTTTGTCGAATCGTTAGATATCCCGGCCGAAGCAAAAGCCGCATTATTGGCATTAACACCTGCGCTTTATGTGGGTAAAGCCGAAGAATTGGCAAAGCGTATTTAA
- a CDS encoding primosomal protein N', producing the protein MIYHHIAVNTPFGGGLITYRHPVTLAAGTRVAVRFNHKRQVGIVWASGIECDLPPEKILAVEEVFENEALLPESWRQLLAFTARYYHYPPGQAVFAALPQGLKETKAVVQPEPPVFYTLNEAGRRQEAPPGRYHKKRALWQALQNGSADTAALKKIHSEAGKLLAQWQKEGWITSVPLETPSLKPSAHILNPAQQQAAHAIESAFGGFQPFLLYGITGSGKTEVYFDAMAKILALGKQVLFLLPEINLTPQLLKRVAQRFGEVPTAVLHSQTAAGKRTQDYLRALTGEAKLIIGTRLAVFTPLLELGLIVVDEEHDGSFKQDNELRYHARDLAVWRAQQAGCPIVLGSATPSLESWHKAQNGNYRLLELAERAHNAAQPPQVQILDVRRLKLDNGFSEPALKLLQNNFRQGGMSLVYLNRRGFAPALFCGDCGHTFGCPHCSAKMVLHQRARQLRCHHCDYRQAVPHHCPECGNQDLTAVGHGTQRVEETLRRALPSAAIERVDRDSTANKNDWQSLYQRIAGNEIDILVGTQMLAKGHDFARLNLVIVLNADGSLYSADFRAPERLFAELMQVSGRAGRAEAAGKVLIQTQLPEHAVFKAVCSQNYRDFADKELAERSLFAMPPHGFQAAIRADAVQMQEAADFLNDIKNTLAPLLPAEVSQLGAVPMSMARLAERERAQLFLESPSRKALHQAVSLWVQMLQQYKGSQIRWSVDIDPVEM; encoded by the coding sequence ATGATTTATCATCATATTGCCGTCAACACCCCGTTTGGCGGCGGTCTTATCACCTACCGCCACCCCGTTACCCTTGCGGCGGGTACGCGCGTTGCCGTCAGGTTCAACCACAAGCGGCAGGTTGGCATTGTTTGGGCAAGCGGTATCGAATGTGATTTGCCGCCTGAAAAAATATTGGCGGTAGAAGAAGTCTTCGAAAACGAAGCCTTACTGCCTGAGAGCTGGCGACAGCTGCTGGCCTTTACTGCCCGTTATTATCATTATCCGCCAGGGCAAGCCGTTTTTGCCGCACTACCGCAAGGTTTGAAAGAAACCAAAGCCGTAGTCCAACCTGAACCGCCCGTATTTTACACACTTAACGAAGCAGGCCGGCGCCAAGAAGCGCCGCCCGGCCGATACCATAAAAAGCGCGCGCTATGGCAAGCCCTGCAAAACGGTAGCGCCGATACCGCCGCCTTAAAAAAAATCCATTCGGAAGCGGGCAAACTGCTGGCACAATGGCAGAAGGAAGGCTGGATAACATCGGTACCGCTGGAGACACCGTCACTCAAGCCGTCTGCACACATCTTAAATCCGGCGCAACAGCAAGCCGCCCACGCCATTGAATCGGCTTTTGGCGGTTTTCAGCCGTTTTTACTTTACGGCATCACAGGCAGTGGTAAAACCGAAGTTTACTTCGATGCCATGGCAAAAATTCTGGCATTGGGCAAACAAGTTCTATTTCTGCTACCCGAAATCAACCTTACCCCCCAACTGCTCAAGCGGGTGGCCCAACGCTTCGGCGAAGTACCCACAGCCGTACTGCACAGCCAAACCGCAGCAGGCAAGCGCACGCAAGACTATCTGCGCGCCCTCACGGGCGAAGCCAAACTGATTATCGGTACCCGCTTGGCAGTATTCACGCCGCTGCTAGAATTAGGCCTGATTGTGGTAGACGAAGAACACGATGGTTCGTTCAAGCAAGATAACGAATTGCGCTATCATGCCCGTGATTTGGCGGTTTGGCGGGCGCAACAAGCAGGCTGCCCGATTGTATTGGGCAGTGCCACCCCCTCTCTCGAGAGTTGGCATAAGGCGCAAAACGGCAACTACCGTCTGCTTGAGTTGGCCGAACGCGCCCACAACGCGGCACAACCGCCGCAAGTACAGATTTTGGATGTACGCCGTCTGAAACTCGATAACGGCTTTTCGGAGCCGGCTTTGAAGTTGCTGCAAAACAATTTCCGCCAAGGCGGGATGTCACTGGTTTACCTCAACCGTCGCGGCTTTGCCCCTGCTTTGTTTTGCGGCGACTGCGGCCATACATTCGGCTGTCCGCACTGTTCGGCAAAAATGGTCTTACACCAGCGCGCACGCCAATTACGCTGCCATCATTGTGATTACCGCCAAGCCGTACCGCATCACTGTCCCGAATGCGGCAACCAAGACCTGACTGCTGTCGGCCACGGCACCCAACGTGTCGAAGAAACCTTGCGCCGCGCCCTGCCTTCGGCAGCTATTGAGCGGGTGGATAGAGACAGTACCGCCAATAAAAACGATTGGCAGTCTCTCTATCAGCGTATTGCCGGTAATGAAATCGACATTCTGGTCGGTACGCAAATGCTGGCCAAAGGCCACGATTTCGCACGACTGAATTTGGTAATCGTATTAAACGCGGACGGCAGCCTGTATAGTGCGGACTTTCGCGCACCGGAGCGGCTGTTTGCCGAACTGATGCAAGTTTCCGGACGGGCAGGCAGAGCTGAAGCCGCAGGCAAAGTGCTGATTCAAACCCAACTGCCCGAACACGCTGTTTTCAAAGCCGTTTGCTCGCAAAACTACCGCGACTTCGCCGACAAGGAGCTTGCCGAACGCAGCCTGTTCGCTATGCCGCCCCACGGGTTTCAAGCCGCTATTCGTGCAGATGCCGTGCAGATGCAAGAAGCCGCCGACTTTCTGAACGATATTAAAAACACCCTTGCCCCGCTGCTTCCTGCCGAGGTTTCCCAACTCGGCGCCGTCCCGATGAGTATGGCGCGCTTGGCCGAGCGGGAGCGTGCCCAATTGTTTTTGGAAAGCCCTTCCCGCAAAGCCCTTCACCAAGCAGTCAGCCTGTGGGTACAAATGCTGCAACAATACAAAGGCTCTCAGATACGGTGGTCGGTGGATATTGATCCGGTAGAAATGTAG
- the murU gene encoding N-acetylmuramate alpha-1-phosphate uridylyltransferase MurU produces MKAMILAAGRGERMRPLTDSCPKPLLKAGGEPLIGWHLRRLKAAGFEEIVINHAWLGYQIEEALGNGSSYGLSITYSPEGETGLETAGGIATALPLLGNTPFLVVNGDVMTDIDFSTAFSAAEALQEQGKSAHLWLVDNPPHNPNGDFSLQEDGSVLSHSDSGTALTFSGMGVYSPALFTDTPPRQAAKLAPLLRNAMNQGLVSGEHHHGLWLDVGTVERLAEADKLAQGW; encoded by the coding sequence ATGAAAGCCATGATTTTGGCCGCCGGTCGCGGAGAGCGTATGCGCCCGCTGACCGACAGCTGCCCCAAACCGCTGCTCAAAGCCGGCGGCGAACCGCTCATCGGTTGGCATCTGCGCCGTCTGAAAGCCGCAGGGTTCGAAGAAATCGTCATCAACCATGCTTGGCTGGGCTACCAAATCGAAGAAGCTTTAGGCAACGGCAGCTCCTACGGCCTCAGTATTACTTATTCTCCCGAAGGCGAAACCGGCCTTGAAACCGCCGGCGGTATTGCCACCGCCTTACCATTGTTGGGAAATACGCCTTTTTTGGTGGTTAACGGCGATGTGATGACCGACATTGATTTCAGCACTGCTTTTTCTGCCGCAGAAGCTTTACAGGAACAAGGGAAATCAGCACATTTATGGCTGGTAGACAATCCGCCACACAATCCGAACGGTGATTTTTCCCTACAGGAAGACGGCAGTGTCCTATCTCACAGCGACAGCGGTACAGCTCTAACGTTCAGCGGCATGGGCGTATACAGCCCGGCTTTATTTACCGACACTCCGCCGCGCCAAGCTGCCAAGCTTGCTCCGTTGCTGCGTAACGCCATGAATCAGGGGCTGGTATCGGGCGAGCACCACCACGGCTTGTGGCTGGATGTAGGTACGGTCGAGCGTTTGGCCGAGGCTGACAAACTGGCGCAAGGCTGGTAG
- the luxS gene encoding S-ribosylhomocysteine lyase, with amino-acid sequence MPLLDSFKVDHTRMHAPAVRIAKTMQTPKGDNITVYDLRFCVPNQEILSEKGIHTLEHLFAGFMRDHLNSSDVEIIDISPMGCRTGFYMSLIGTPEESRVAEAWRASMQDVLAVQNQNQIPELNEYQCGTYQMHSLVEAQSIAEKVLSSDIRVNKNEDLELDENLLNA; translated from the coding sequence ATGCCCTTACTAGACAGCTTCAAAGTAGACCATACCCGTATGCACGCTCCCGCCGTCCGCATTGCCAAAACCATGCAAACACCCAAGGGTGACAACATTACCGTATACGATTTGCGTTTTTGCGTGCCCAATCAAGAAATCCTCTCCGAAAAAGGCATTCATACTTTAGAGCATCTGTTTGCCGGTTTTATGCGCGATCATCTCAACAGCAGCGATGTTGAAATCATCGACATCTCGCCAATGGGCTGCCGCACAGGTTTTTATATGAGCCTGATCGGCACACCCGAAGAAAGCCGGGTAGCCGAAGCATGGCGTGCCTCGATGCAAGACGTACTTGCCGTGCAAAACCAAAACCAGATTCCCGAACTCAACGAATACCAATGCGGCACTTACCAAATGCACTCGCTGGTAGAGGCGCAAAGTATTGCCGAGAAAGTGTTATCAAGCGATATCCGCGTCAATAAAAATGAAGACCTCGAGCTTGACGAAAACTTATTAAACGCCTGA